The DNA region CAGGCCGCCCTCCGCGGCCTGCGCGAGCGCTTCCAATACCTGCGGGACGACGTGTTCGGGGGTGACCCAGTTGATGTTGTGGCAGCCGAGCGCCTGCAGTTCCAGCATCATCGCCGCGATCCGCGCCGGGCCGCATTCCTCGCCCGCTCCGCCCTGGCTGATGTCGAAATTCTGGCAGAACACGCAATGCAGGTTGCATCCGGAAAAGAAGACGGTCCCGCTTCCCCGGCGGCCGCGCAGGCAATCCTCCTCCCCGAAGTGGGGGAAGAAGCTGCTCACCCGGGCCCGGCGGCCGGTGCGGCAAAATCCCTCCCCTCCGGCGGCGCGGTCCGCGCCGCATTCCCGCGGGCAGAAGCGGCAATCCGCCAGGCCGGCGGCGGCTTCCGCCGCCCGCCGCCGCAGTTCCCCCTCCGGCAGTTTCCGGTAGGCCGGCTCGAATTCCCGCGACGGATCAGGCATGCGGTTGCTCCAGGACCTCGCGCAGGATGGATTGCAGGCGGGCGTAGTGCGAACCCGGCCAGAAGATTCTTCCGCATCCGCCGCAGCGGTAGAACTCGTCAAACCGCTCGCGGATTCCGGGCGGCACCCCGTCCGCGACGGCCTGCTGTTCCGCCGGCGCGAGCAATCCGTTGCAGGCCAGGCAGCGGCGGAAGGGGGCGCAATTCCGCGCCAGGTCGAAGCGGTCCACGATTTCGCGCAGCTGCCGGCGGGGAGAGTCGGAGCGGACGCAATAGCCGCGGGTGACGATCGAGCGCTTGAGCAGGCCGCGGTCGCGGCTGAGCAGGATCCGCCCCTCGGCGGCCGAACGCTCGGCCAATTCGCCGTCGGCGAAATCGTTGCGGTAAAGCGTGTCGAACCCAAGCAGGCGCAGGTAGGCGGCCAGACGCCCGAGGTGCCCGTCGAGGATGAAGGCCGGTCGGCGCAGCGGTTCGGGGCGCAGGCGCAGGACGGGGCGGATGTCGAGCGATTCGAACACCGGGTAGACGCTGACCGAATCGCCGTCGTGCAGGGGATGCTGGAAATCCACCGAACGGCCGTTGACCAGGATCAGGTCGACCTCGGTGTGCGGCACCCCGAGCGATTCGATCGCGTCCTTCGCCCCCGCCCGTTCCTGGAAGGCATGCGAGAAGGCTTTCCCGCGGCGGGCGGGGGGCAGAAAATCGTTCAACTCGGCGTAGAAGCGGAAGGTTGCACGGGACATTTTTTTGATGACACCGAAGCGCTCCCGGCCGGGATCACGCCGGGACATCGCATCGACGCGAGGCCGAGGCGGGCGTCGAGCCCGCCGCCTGCGGCCCTTACCCGATCAGCCCCCGCCTCCGCCCCTCC from Anaerolineales bacterium includes:
- a CDS encoding Mut7-C ubiquitin/RNAse domain-containing protein, which codes for MSRATFRFYAELNDFLPPARRGKAFSHAFQERAGAKDAIESLGVPHTEVDLILVNGRSVDFQHPLHDGDSVSVYPVFESLDIRPVLRLRPEPLRRPAFILDGHLGRLAAYLRLLGFDTLYRNDFADGELAERSAAEGRILLSRDRGLLKRSIVTRGYCVRSDSPRRQLREIVDRFDLARNCAPFRRCLACNGLLAPAEQQAVADGVPPGIRERFDEFYRCGGCGRIFWPGSHYARLQSILREVLEQPHA